From Triticum urartu cultivar G1812 chromosome 2, Tu2.1, whole genome shotgun sequence, a single genomic window includes:
- the LOC125539141 gene encoding phosphoenolpyruvate carboxylase kinase 2-like: protein MSEELERDYEIGEEIGRGRFGVVRRCASRSSGDLYAVKSVDRSRLADDLDRGLAELEPKLAQLAAAGNPGVVQVHAVYEDEAWTHVVMDLCAGPDLLDWVRLRHGAPVPEPEAAAVAAQLAEALAICHRRGVAHRDVKPDNVLLDAPDGGDGPVRARLADFGSAALVGGGEGARGLVGTPHYVAPEVVAGDEYGEKADVWSAGVVLYVLLTGGALPFSGETASDVFAAVLRGRPRFPPRLFAGVSPLAKDLMRRMMCRDVSRRFSAEQVLRHPWIVSGGGAREAVQPT, encoded by the exons ATGAGTGAGGAACTCGAGCGGGACTACGAGATCGGGGAGGAGATCGGGCGCGGCCGCTTCGGCGTCGTCCGCCGCTGCGCGTCCCGCTCCTCCGGCGACCTCTACGCCGTCAAGTCGGTCGACCGCTCGCGCCTCGCCGACGACCTGGACCGCGGCCTGGCCGAGCTGGAGCCCAAGCTGGCGCAGCTGGCCGCCGCGGGCAACCCGGGCGTCGTGCAGGTGCACGCGGTGTACGAGGACGAGGCGTGGACGCACGTGGTCATGGACCTCTGCGCCGGCCCCGACCTGCTCGACTGGGTCCGCCTCCGCCACGGCGCGCCCGTCCCGGAGCCCGAGGCCGCCGCCGTGGCCGCGCAGCTCGCCGAGGCCCTCGCGATCTGCCACCGCCGCGGCGTCGCGCACCGCGACGTCAAGCCGGACAATGTGCTCCTCGACGCCCCCGACGGCGGGGACGGCCCCGTGCGGGCCCGGCTCGCGGACTTCGGGTCGGCGGCGCTGgtcggcggcggggagggcgCGCGGGGGCTGGTGGGCACGCCGCACTACGTGGCGCCCGAGGTGGTGGCGGGGGACGAGTACGGGGAGAAGGCGGACGTGTGGAGCGCCGGGGTGGTCCTCTACGTGCTCCTCACCGGCGGCGCGCTGCCCTTCAGCGGCGAGACGGCGTCGGACGTGTTCGCGGCCGTGCTGCGCGGGAGGCCCCGGTTCCCGCCGCGGCTGTTCGCCGGGGTGTCGCCGCTGGCCAAGGACCTGATGCGGCGCATGATGTGCCGCGACGTCTCCCGGAGGTTCTCCGCGGAGCAAGTCCTCC GGCACCCGTGGATCGTGAGCGGAGGGGGCGCCCGAGAGGCGGTGCAGCCGACCTGA